In the genome of Fusarium fujikuroi IMI 58289 draft genome, chromosome FFUJ_chr02, one region contains:
- a CDS encoding FAM203 family protein → MWVQLKIHLVGFIANPNAQIRLLAAENLVPYSLSEPSIFKTEKLQPVKHLSFLVRDHPKIAEHAITMLVNLSSDQEVLEFLAKDEKFLGIVFDLIVNPQEPNANLLAMLVANLSKWDGLKDFLKRKQEPPKELGSDQVVLNQLLDLFVKGQDGTYNKNADFDYLAYVFADLSKHADIRKHFLEEQSYDKVIPITKLKVFTEHKSDIRRKGVASTIKNVAFEVSSHPSFLSEDEIDILPYILLPIMGNEEYDVDETMDMLPDLQLLPPDKKRDSDNQNVQTHVETLTLLTTTREGRDLMRRVKVYPVIRETHSRVNDEGVQEACERLVQVLARDEEDEGKTENDVKAIEDKSEATDGRVEEVEDEDDQLVEV, encoded by the exons ATGTGGGTCCAACTGAAAATTCAC CTCGTGGGCTTTATCGCCAACCCCAACGCTCAGATCCGTCTGCTTGCTGCCGAGAACCTCGTCCCCTACTCATTGTCAGAACCCAGTATCTTCAAGACCGAGAAACTCCAACCAGTCAAGCATCTCAGTTTTCTAGTCCGAGACCACCCT AAAATTGCCGAACATGCCATCACAATGCTGGTCAACTTATCGAGTGACCAAGAGGTTCTCGAATTCCTTGCAAAAGACGAGAAGTTCCTCGGCATTGTATTCGACCTCATAGTG AACCCCCAAGAGCCTAATGCCAACTTGTTAGCCATGCTTGTGGCCAACCTATCCAAGTGGGATGGCTTGAAAGATTTCCTCAAGCGAAAGCAAGAACCCCCAAAGGAACTAGGCTCAGACCAAGTTGTCCTCAACCAACTACTAGATCTGTTTGTCAAGGGACAAGACGGCACATACAACAAGAACGCAGACTTTGACTATCTAGCCTATGTCTTCGCCGATCTCTCCAAGCACGCTGATATTCGAAAGCACTTCCTTGAAGAGCAATCTTATGACAAGGTCATTCCCAttaccaagctcaaggttttCACCGAACACAAGTCCGATATTCGACGAAAAGGTGTCGCTAGCACTATCAAGAACGTTGCCTTTGAGGTTTCATCCCACCCTTCATTCTTATCTGAGGACGAGATTGATATCCTACCTTATATCCTGCTCCCTATCATGGGTAACGAGGAGtacgatgttgatgagacgaTGGATATGTTGCCCGATCTCCAACTACTACCTCCTGATAAGAAGCGAGACTCGGACAACCAGAATGTGCAGACACATGTTGAGACACTCACATTATTGACGACAACACGAGAAGGACGAGACCTTATGCGACGTGTTAAGGTATATCCTGTCATTCGTGAGACACATTCACGAGTCAACGATGAAGgcgttcaagaagcttgtgAGCGCCTGGTGCAAGTATTGGCacgagatgaggaagacgagggcaAGACAGAGAATGATGTTAAGGCTATTGAGGATAAGTCTGAGGCTACCGATGGACGAgtggaagaggtcgaggatgaagatgatcaaCTCGTTGAGGTTTAG
- a CDS encoding related to bystin, with amino-acid sequence MPKATTPSASRQTRRHNPLEDDITATGILKNKSSKRRSKGGDDEEENFVDDRASRTILRIGRELAEEENAGKAVAKPTIDTFGYDSRFDDEAEEENKVYEDEEAWGEDEEVVEEIEVDPNDLDMYRKFMPDEEDDLLKHGWDLKPTGEEQGESVNLADLILEKIAAHEAAQERRENNLGPPDEEDYELPPKVIEVYTKVGQILSRYKSGPLPKPFKILPTIPHWEDIIAVTEPDKWSTNACYQATRIFVSSKPHVVQRFLEMVILDRVREDIYETKKLNVHLFNSLKKALYKPAAFFKGFLFPLVGSGTCTLREAHIISAVLTRISIPVLHSAAALKGLCDIAAQEASHGTEGGGATNIFIKALLEKKYALPFQVIDALVFHFLRFRSVDPASVQVGDAMSGLNEGDARTKLPVIWHQSLLAFAQRYKGDVTEDQREALLDLLLTHGHAAIGPEVRRELLAGRGRGVPLEPQGPALDGDDTMLID; translated from the exons ATGCCTAAAGCTACTACTCCCTCTGCCTCGCGGCAGACACGACGACACAACCCTCTCGAGGATGACATCACAGCCACTGGAattctcaagaacaagtCCTCAAAGAGGAGATCAAAGGgcggcgacgatgaggaggaaaacTTTGTCGATGACCGCGCTTCCAGAACCATTCTGCGCATAGGTCGTGAGCTGGCCGAGGAAGAAAATGCTGGCAAGGCGGTCGCTAAGCCTACCATTGACACTTTTGGCTACGATTCGCGATTTGAcgacgaggctgaggaggaaaaCAAGGTCtatgaggacgaagaggcttggggcgaggatgaagaagttgtggaagagatcgaggttGACCCCAACGATCTTGACATGTACCGAAAATTCATgcctgatgaggaggacgacCTATTGAAGCACGGCTGGGACCTCAAGCCTACAGGAGAGGAGCAAGGTGAGAGCGTCAACCTCGCAGATCTTATCTTGGAGAAGATTGCTGCTCATGAGGCGGCGCAAGAGAGGCGAGAGAACAACTTGGGGCCTCCCGATGAGGAGGACTATGAGCTTCCTCCCAAGGTCATCGAGGTCTACACCAA GGTCGGCCAAATTCTCTCTCGATACAAGTCCGGACCTCTGCCAAAGCCCTTCAAGATTCTCCCCACAATCCCTCACTGGGAAGACATTATCGCTGTCACCGAGCCCGACAAATGGTCTACCAATGCTTGCTACCAGGCGACAAGGATCTTCGTTTCCAGCAAGCCCCATGTGGTTCAGCGATTCCTGGAAATGGTTATCCTCGACCGCGTTCGCGAAGATATCTACGaaaccaagaagctcaacgtCCACTTGTTCAACTCgctcaagaaggctcttTATAAGCCTGCTGCTTTCTTCAAGGGCTTCCTGTTCCCTCTCGTTGGCAGTGGGACATGCACCCTCCGCGAGGCTCATATCATCTCCGCCGTCTTGACTAGGATTTCTATTCCTGTCCTTCATTCTGCTGCAGCTCTGAAGGGTCTATGTGATATTGCCGCCCAGGAGGCGTCTCATGGAACCGAGGGTGGAGGTGCcaccaacatcttcatcaaggcccttcttgagaagaagtatgCTCTCCCTTTCCAGGTTATTGATGCCCTGGTTTTCCACTTTCTGCGATTCCGCAGTGTCGACCCTGCCTCTGTTCAAGTTGGCGACGCTATGTCAGGCTTGAATGAAGGTGATGCAAGAACAAAGCTGCCCGTTATCTGGCACCAGAGTCTTCTCGCATTTGCTCAGCGATACAAGGGCGACGTCACAGAAGATCAGCGCGAGGCTCTTCTGGATCTGCTCCTCACACACGGTCACGCAGCTATCGGACCCGAGGTGAGGAGAGAGTTGTTGGCTGGACGAGGTCGTGGTGTGCCGCTGGAGCCCCAGGGCCCAGCATTGGACGGTGACGACACTATGCTCATTGATTAA
- a CDS encoding related to cell wall mannoprotein — translation MRFSLLFSALGAVAVEIPAQNAGEGLYRRSESASLRSAAANTQAPAQDGYFASAPEVQTSAAKVEPETTPAPAPQVTTAAPVEKDDTSVAGVDTGTPYIEDGTMVVWDAKCGCPVPVTTTVVVPPPPVITDSYPANDPTTVAPPPETTTEPLPPPPVVTDSYTVVPPPTYGPSTASEEPPAPPTTTSEAPLPPTTTSEPYVPPTTTTEAPEPPTTTTEPYEPPTTTTEAPKPPTTTTESPEPPTTTEPPETTQSCAPGGTTTVTEKVTEKVTEKVTVTETEKVTEKVTEKVTITETQAASIVTETVREGTTVVETRPGPTYIETQPVTVIETVPGPTFVETLPGETIVETLPPVTITEPGVTITENGGTVTVPGPTVTEAGTTVTEPGTTVTLPEVTVTESGSTVTEAGTTITLPEETVTEPGSTVTEAGTTVTEPALTITDVITIPGSRVTITETGEDETVTIPRTVVQPGEDRTVVRTVTLPGQETVVTVSGEERTVTVPGERTVVTVPGEQATVTIESVVTERLPAETVTLTKDGETVVTVVPGPTTVYTTTLTIGQTVQLPPTTVTATPGRITLCPKPTGRSAPLNRKSDLTFGCEPGYVCNPPKPAWCNFWAEPPDEDYLCEPQYCIKAPKVKKAKWRKNKTGFYPRSPGYFNLNPEAFGLSYDIFEKQVYEKIVSGELKTFSTGNWASQTTLSDWPDATTSVAESYDNIPSNNQRRGLHMFDRRDVTPAICYDDCDGAYKIALSTGKSDRLCRAGSSFRGSYDMCRDCISDNTSKGKNTIRDYVEPEFNQFIDYCDGKDTTTATTAASGPESQVTGSADVETTGQVEATSGDFSALPVTTEESEPESTSAEAEPQPTTTDAPEPTTEAAKTTEAVVTSDAAEPTSAGDESTDIAEPVSTEDASTEVSEKAQETADAARSTSGASQPTTSGEAAEESSVPAQTTEKAQATETETAAEETSTNGSENSEAGESTTLSITAKSVAVTVTSSLGDSETDLVSTLTETGSRTAQTKGTETDSAETGPETDVSGAATETTIGATRSGKADATETESGSGATATETESGSDSETETESGASRTATETRSRLETRTSSSTSDETAAPSTVEAAATRLTASLATIIALFSMLMVLV, via the exons ATGCGCTTCTCACTATTATTCAGTGCCCTAGGCGCTGTAGCTGTTGAGATTCCAGCTCAGAACGCGGGAGAAGGTCTTTATCGAAGGAGTGAATCAGCAAGCCTCcgatctgctgctgccaataCACAGGCGCCCGCTCAAGATGGTTACTTCGCCAGTGCTCCCGAAGTTCAGACTTCTGCAGCCAAGGTCGAGCCAGAAACAACACCGGCTCCGGCACCTCAAGTCACCACTGCCGCGCCGGTTGAAAAAGACGATACCAGTGTTGCCGGGGTCGATACAGGAACCCCGTACATAGAGGACGGCACAATGGTGGTTTGGGATGCTAAGTGCGGTTGTCCCGTACCCGTGACGACGACCGTGGTGGTTCCTCCTCCCCCGGTTATCACAGACAGCTATCCTGCCAACGATCCAACCACAGTAGCTCCACCGCCTGAGACTACCACCGAGCCGCTTCCACCGCCCCCGGTTGTTACAGATTCTTACACCGTAGTTCCGCCTCCAACCTATGGGCCCTCAACCGCCAGTGAGGAGCCTCCTGCGCCTCCAACAACAACGAGTGAAGCCCCGTTGCCCCCTACCACCACAAGCGAGCCTTATGTACCTCCTACTACAACTACTGAAGCTCCTGAGCCTCCGACAACAACGACCGAGCCGTATGAGCCCCCAACTACTACCACTGAGGCCCCTAAGCCTCCGACAACCACTACTGAATCTCCTGAGCCTCCTACTACGACTGAGCCACCTGAGACAACTCAATCTTG CGCTCCTGGCGGCACCACCACTGTCACCGAAAAGGTTACAGAAAAGGTCACCGAAAAGGTCACCGTtactgagactgagaaggtGACGGAAAAAGTCACGGAGAAGGTGACGATAACCGAGACTCAAGCTGCATCTATAGTTACGGAAACAGTTCGCGAGGGAACTACTGTGGTTGAGACTCGACCTGGACCGACGTATATTGAAACACAGCCAGTAACAGTGATAGAAACTGTGCCCGGACCAACTTTCGTTGAAACACTTCCAGGGGAGACTATTGTTGAGACTCTACCCCCCGTCACAATCACGGAGCCTGGAGTAACAATCACAGAAAACGGGGGTACTGTTACAGTACCAGGACCAACAGTTACCGAGGCTGGAACGACCGTGACCGAGCCAGGCACTACTGTGACGCTTCCTGAAGTCACTGTAACGGAATCTGGTAGCACTGTGACTGAAGCTGGAACAACTATTACTCTCCCCGAGGAAACTGTCACTGAGCCTGGAAGCACTGTCACCGAGGCTGGAACCACCGTTACTGAACCTGCATTGACAATTACCGACGTCATTACTATTCCAGGAAGCAGGGTTACTATCACGGAGactggagaagatgagacaGTAACTATCCCGAGAACTGTTGTCCAACCTGGTGAGGATAGAACTGTGGTAAGGACTGTGACTCTACCCGGTCAGGAAACCGTTGTCACGGTATCTGGAGAGGAAAGGACCGTCACGGTTCCCGGAGAACGCACTGTTGTTACTGTCCCTGGAGAGCAGGCTACTGTCACTATTGAATCAGTCGTCACAGAGAGACTGCCTGCTGAGACTGTGACCCTGACTAAGGACGGCGAGACGGTTGTCACAGTGGTTCCAGGCCCGACAACTGTCTACACTACTACTTTGACTATTGGCCAAACAGTACAGCTCCCTCCTACCACGGTGACAGCCACTCCTGGACGCATCACCTTGTGCCCCAAGCCTACAGGTCGATCTGCGCCACTCAACCGCAAATCTGATCTCACATTTGGTTGCGAGCCAGGCTACGTCTGCAACCCGCCGAAGCCAGCATGGTGCAACTTCTGGGCTGAGCCACCTGATGAGGACTATCTTTGTGAACCTCAATACTGTATCAAGGcccccaaggtcaagaaggcgAAGTGgcgcaagaacaagactggTTTCTACCCCCGTTCTCCTGGTTACTTCAACCTGAACCCAGAGGCTTTCGGTCTTTCTTATGATATCTTTGAGAAGCAAGTTTATGAGAAGATCGTGAGTGGTGAGCTGAAGACCTTCTCGACTGGAAACTGGGCTTCACAGACAACCTTGAGTGACTGGCCTGATGCCACTACTTCGGTAGCAGAGTCCTATGACAACATCCCCAGCAACAACCAACGACGTGGACTGCACATGTTCGACAGGCGAGATGTCACTCCAGCTATTTGCTACGATGACTGTGACGGTGCTTACAAGATCGCACTCTCAACTGGAAAATCGGACAGGCTCTGCAGAGCAGGTTCTTCATTCCGTGGCAGCTACGATATGTGCCGCGACTGTATCAGTGACAACACTTCCAAGGGCAAGAACACCATTCGTGATTATGTTGAGCCTGAGTTTAACCAGTTCATTGATTACTGTGATGGAAAGGATACCACGACCGCCACCACAGCTGCATCTGGTCCTGAGTCCCAGGTCACTGGATCTGCGGATGTGGAGACGACAGGACAGGTCGAGGCCACCTCTGGCGATTTTAGTGCCCTTCCAGTCACAACTGAAGAGTCTGAGCCTGAGTCTACGAGTGCTGAGGCCGAGCCCCAGCCTACCACTACGGATGCCCCCGAGCCTACTACTGAAGCTGCTAAGACTACAGAGGCTGTTGTTACCTCGGATGCTGCTGAGCCGACTAGTGCTGGGGATGAGAGCACCGACATCGCAGAACCTGTTTCTACAGAAGATGCTTCTACAGAAGTTTCTGAGAAGGCCCAGGAGACCGCAGATGCAGCTAGATCGACTTCTGGTGCATCACAGCCAACCACATctggagaagctgctgaagagaGTTCGGTTCCGGCTCAGACAACTGAAAAGGCCCAGGCGACCGAGACTGAGACAGCGGCTGAGGAGACATCAACCAATGGGTCTGAAAACTCTGAAGCTGGTGAGTCTACCACTTTGTCTATCACAGCCAAGAGTGTTGCCGTAACTGTCACATCGTCACTTGGTGACTCTGAGACTGATTTAGTTTCTACCCTTACAGAAACAGGATCGAGAACAGCCCAGACCAAGGGCACCGAGACGGATTCTGCCGAGACAGGTCCAGAAACTGATGTTTCTGGAGCTGCCACTGAGACGACTATCGGAGCTACGCGATCTGGCAAGGCAGATGCTACCGAAACTGAATCTGGATCTGGAGCCACCGCGACAGAGACAGAGTCAGGGTCAGATTCAGAAACAGAGACCGAATCTGGCGCTTCTAGAACTGCTACTGAGACCAGGTCGCGCCTCGAGACACGTACTTCATCGTCTACCTCAGACGAGACTGCCGCACCTTCAACGGTTGAGGCTGCTGCAACACGATTGACAGCTAGCCTCGCCACTATTATCGCACTTTTCTCGATGCTGATGGTGCTCGTTTAA